One part of the Oceanihabitans sp. IOP_32 genome encodes these proteins:
- a CDS encoding thioredoxin family protein — protein MKTEKNKSNKKTHPFWSFFWLTFLVLSLWYAWYSFYAPSNDITWTNDIESAKKLANNSDKNIMVFFTAEWCSPCRIMKRQVFADSEVMTAIDAEVVPVEIDMDDPNNEQLVNQYKIGVTPTTIFIDPEGKVIDYAVGKVDKTKFLQILKKVGFQESDKTKSSITKQPTLADYSSGEKWVWKYKGVTTEGEVRSDGTDTREVVKFGEVLGMTIGKDTIPVSDIVKPDVSETPKYDWPLKVGKKWKYENNWTSQDGTTGSQSQNAEVLSYREETVEAGTFMAYTIKYTGKTTNSRGYNADETEVWLYAPSVKNFIKLTQNQGDFHYVEELIEYSK, from the coding sequence ATGAAGACCGAAAAAAATAAATCAAATAAGAAAACACATCCATTTTGGAGCTTTTTCTGGCTTACTTTTCTGGTCCTTTCTCTTTGGTATGCGTGGTACTCATTTTATGCGCCATCAAATGATATTACTTGGACAAATGACATTGAATCCGCTAAAAAGCTTGCCAACAATTCGGATAAAAATATAATGGTATTCTTTACTGCGGAATGGTGTTCACCTTGTCGCATTATGAAACGTCAAGTTTTTGCAGATAGCGAAGTTATGACAGCTATTGATGCGGAAGTTGTACCAGTTGAAATTGACATGGATGACCCGAATAACGAACAACTTGTAAATCAATATAAAATCGGTGTTACACCGACAACCATTTTTATTGATCCCGAGGGAAAGGTGATTGATTACGCCGTTGGAAAAGTGGATAAAACAAAATTTCTTCAGATTCTTAAAAAAGTAGGCTTTCAGGAAAGTGATAAAACCAAATCTAGTATAACCAAACAACCCACTTTAGCTGATTATAGCTCGGGTGAAAAATGGGTATGGAAATATAAAGGTGTTACTACTGAAGGAGAGGTTCGCTCGGATGGAACAGATACACGGGAAGTCGTAAAATTTGGAGAGGTTCTAGGTATGACTATTGGTAAGGACACCATTCCTGTTAGCGATATTGTTAAACCAGATGTTAGCGAAACGCCGAAGTATGATTGGCCTCTTAAAGTGGGTAAAAAATGGAAATATGAAAACAATTGGACCAGTCAAGATGGAACAACGGGAAGCCAAAGTCAGAATGCCGAAGTATTATCGTACCGAGAGGAAACGGTAGAAGCGGGAACATTTATGGCTTATACAATTAAATATACTGGAAAAACCACCAATTCCAGAGGATATAATGCCGATGAAACAGAGGTTTGGTTATATGCCCCATCCGTAAAAAATTTCATAAAACTCACTCAAAATCAGGGTGATTTTCACTATGTGGAGGAATTAATCGAATATTCAAAATAA
- a CDS encoding ankyrin repeat domain-containing protein — MKTLKITSIRKAVQMLCFSLLLTSSCAQSDKKTSSDSNVKTTKSVNKPNIDIHGAVLTGNLDAVKQHIEAGTDINQKEPMSGSTPLMSAATFNKPEIAKVLINANTDLSVKNNDGGTVLHTAAFFGRIEIVQLLIDAKADKTIRNNFGATPREIVMVDFDQMKPIYEMLIQQLKPMGFTLDLNELQKARPVVAMMLQ, encoded by the coding sequence ATGAAAACACTTAAAATTACATCAATTAGAAAGGCCGTTCAGATGTTATGCTTTAGCCTTTTATTAACTAGCTCATGCGCACAATCTGACAAGAAAACAAGCTCAGATAGTAATGTTAAAACAACAAAATCAGTAAACAAGCCTAATATAGATATTCATGGAGCTGTACTTACAGGAAATTTGGATGCCGTTAAGCAACATATTGAAGCTGGGACTGATATTAATCAAAAAGAACCTATGAGTGGATCTACACCTTTAATGTCTGCAGCCACTTTTAATAAACCTGAAATCGCTAAAGTACTTATCAATGCAAATACAGATTTGTCTGTAAAAAATAATGATGGCGGAACGGTTTTACATACGGCAGCATTCTTTGGACGTATAGAAATTGTACAGTTACTAATTGATGCAAAAGCAGATAAAACCATTCGTAATAATTTTGGAGCTACACCTAGGGAAATTGTTATGGTAGATTTCGATCAAATGAAACCTATTTATGAAATGCTAATTCAACAATTAAAACCAATGGGATTTACATTAGATCTCAATGAACTACAAAAAGCGCGTCCTGTTGTTGCAATGATGCTACAATAA
- a CDS encoding acyltransferase family protein gives MTTERRYDIDWLRVIAIGLLLIYHIAIIFQPWAMFIGFIRSDDALVVLWKPMTMLNVWRIPLLFFISGMGLYFAMKKRNWKQLFLERAKRIFLPFVFGILAITPLHFLIFQNYYNMPLSYFPHMGHLWFLGNIVVYVVVLSPVLFYLKNNEKWKFRKAISKVMTYAIGPLSISVFFMLEVGFVKPQLFELYAKTWHGFFIGFLAFFFGFLFVYSGKAFWQTVSKWKWLYIGLATILFLIRFTGFESLSNMYVTTIESNVWILGLFGIGYSYFNKPSALLSYLSAAVYPVYIIHMFVLYAGVLLILPLDLHPMLEFIGITLFTFIVCFLIYEFILRRINILRPLFGLKWKFKGVTQKKLKRI, from the coding sequence ATGACCACAGAAAGAAGATACGATATTGATTGGCTAAGAGTCATTGCTATAGGTTTATTACTTATTTACCACATAGCGATTATATTCCAACCATGGGCCATGTTTATAGGTTTTATAAGAAGTGACGATGCTTTAGTAGTGCTTTGGAAACCGATGACCATGCTCAATGTCTGGCGGATACCTCTACTGTTTTTTATCTCTGGAATGGGCTTGTATTTTGCAATGAAAAAAAGAAACTGGAAGCAATTGTTCTTAGAGCGAGCTAAACGAATTTTCTTGCCCTTTGTGTTCGGAATTTTGGCTATCACACCATTACATTTTTTAATTTTTCAGAACTACTACAATATGCCATTGAGTTATTTTCCGCACATGGGACACTTATGGTTTTTAGGAAACATTGTTGTCTATGTTGTAGTGTTGTCACCTGTTTTATTCTACTTGAAGAATAACGAAAAATGGAAATTTAGGAAAGCCATTTCAAAAGTGATGACCTATGCCATAGGACCATTATCTATATCAGTATTTTTTATGTTAGAAGTAGGTTTTGTTAAACCACAGCTATTTGAACTGTACGCTAAAACCTGGCATGGCTTTTTTATCGGGTTTTTGGCTTTCTTTTTTGGTTTTCTTTTTGTGTATAGCGGTAAAGCATTCTGGCAAACCGTTTCAAAATGGAAATGGTTATATATCGGCTTGGCCACAATCCTCTTCCTAATTCGTTTCACTGGATTTGAGTCATTATCAAATATGTATGTAACCACCATAGAATCTAATGTTTGGATATTGGGTTTATTCGGAATAGGATATAGCTACTTTAATAAACCAAGTGCATTACTAAGCTATTTAAGTGCAGCTGTTTATCCTGTTTATATTATTCACATGTTTGTATTATATGCAGGTGTATTACTCATTCTGCCTTTAGATCTTCATCCTATGCTAGAATTTATAGGAATCACTCTATTTACGTTTATAGTCTGTTTTCTTATTTATGAATTTATCCTCAGACGCATTAATATTTTAAGACCATTGTTTGGATTGAAATGGAAATTTAAAGGCGTAACACAGAAAAAATTAAAGCGTATTTAG
- a CDS encoding helix-turn-helix domain-containing protein, with translation MTDISHQGKFIEQAEALILEHISNEQFGVSELADLMNMSRSNLLRKIKKQTQLSASQFIREVRLQKGMTLLEETELTVSEISHQVGFSNNSYFIKCFRDYYGYSPGEARKKIGEQTELIQEDKQTAEPIEVNKKGFFLQYRAQIILVFASVLTLVAFLFFQKETPNSGKEDVYFRKSIAVLPFKNMSSDSNNLYFVNGLMESTLNNLQKIEDLRVISRTSVEKYRNTDKTISEIAEELNVNYLIEGSGQRFNNQVLLNIQLIDASNDTPIWAEQYNHKTEDIFSLQNVVAKKITEAIKATVTPAELQQIDKKPTENLLAYDYYLKGLDRLQEETKEGLEAAIILFEKAIDQDHEFALAYSDIAIAYYYLDLNQAEKKHTDIINNNADKALLYDSRSAKSLIAKALYYINVNEYRLAVPHLKKALEYNPNSSSVVQILADLYSRAIPDTGKYLQYALKGLQLDIETNDSISKSYMYLALSNAFVQNGFTNEAKKYIDLSLDNNPENYYAPFLNVFIQYAQHQNIERATNALENEWKKDTTRLDIMQEVGKFYYFQEKYDRAFYYYDKFVKIKENNGLSMYPQENLKIGLVYDKMGLHESAEDFYKAYAEYCKNDQSIYQPASLAMKYLHEENPNLAIEQLKLFATKNNYQYWVLLFLEEDPLMKTLKSHPAYDEVIQKIRDRFWENHNELKKSLKDKNLL, from the coding sequence ATGACTGACATCTCACATCAAGGAAAATTTATTGAGCAAGCTGAGGCACTTATTTTAGAGCATATCTCTAATGAGCAATTTGGGGTTTCAGAATTGGCTGACCTCATGAATATGAGTAGATCAAACTTGTTGAGAAAGATTAAGAAACAAACTCAACTTAGTGCTAGTCAATTTATTCGTGAAGTTCGGCTTCAAAAAGGGATGACGCTGTTAGAAGAAACGGAACTTACTGTTTCTGAAATATCGCATCAGGTTGGATTTAGTAATAACTCTTATTTCATTAAGTGCTTTAGAGACTATTATGGGTATTCGCCAGGCGAGGCTAGAAAAAAAATAGGTGAACAAACAGAATTAATACAAGAAGATAAGCAAACCGCAGAACCTATTGAAGTTAATAAAAAAGGTTTTTTTCTACAGTACAGAGCTCAAATAATATTAGTATTTGCTTCGGTTTTAACCCTAGTAGCATTCTTGTTTTTCCAAAAAGAAACGCCCAATTCCGGTAAAGAAGATGTTTACTTTAGAAAATCTATAGCCGTATTGCCGTTTAAGAATATGAGTAGCGATTCGAATAATCTGTATTTTGTGAACGGACTTATGGAGTCGACACTAAACAATTTGCAAAAGATAGAAGATCTCCGAGTAATAAGTAGGACCTCTGTAGAAAAATATAGAAATACCGATAAGACCATCTCAGAAATAGCGGAAGAACTTAATGTCAATTACTTGATTGAAGGAAGCGGGCAACGCTTTAATAATCAGGTTTTATTGAATATTCAATTGATTGACGCATCAAATGATACACCAATATGGGCTGAACAGTACAATCATAAAACGGAAGACATTTTCTCCTTACAAAATGTCGTCGCCAAAAAGATTACAGAAGCGATAAAGGCAACAGTTACACCAGCAGAATTACAACAAATTGATAAAAAACCAACAGAAAACTTACTAGCCTATGATTATTACTTAAAAGGGCTTGATCGATTGCAAGAAGAAACTAAGGAGGGCTTGGAAGCTGCTATTATTTTATTTGAAAAAGCGATAGACCAAGACCATGAATTTGCGCTCGCATATTCTGATATTGCGATTGCATACTATTATTTGGACTTAAACCAAGCCGAAAAAAAACACACAGATATTATCAACAATAATGCAGATAAGGCATTGCTTTATGATTCCAGATCTGCCAAAAGTTTAATTGCAAAAGCTCTTTACTACATTAATGTTAATGAATATCGATTGGCTGTACCACATTTAAAAAAAGCTTTAGAATATAATCCCAATTCGTCTTCTGTGGTTCAAATACTTGCCGATTTGTATTCGCGAGCAATTCCGGATACAGGTAAATATTTGCAGTACGCCTTAAAAGGTTTACAGCTTGATATTGAAACAAACGATTCAATAAGCAAAAGCTATATGTATTTGGCTTTAAGTAATGCCTTTGTTCAAAATGGTTTTACAAATGAAGCAAAGAAGTACATAGATTTATCTTTAGATAATAATCCAGAGAATTATTATGCACCTTTTTTAAACGTATTTATCCAATACGCTCAGCATCAAAATATAGAAAGGGCTACAAATGCATTAGAGAACGAATGGAAAAAAGATACAACACGTTTAGATATTATGCAGGAAGTGGGCAAATTTTATTATTTCCAAGAAAAGTATGATCGTGCGTTTTATTACTATGATAAATTTGTAAAAATCAAGGAAAATAATGGGTTAAGCATGTATCCACAAGAAAATTTAAAAATTGGATTGGTATACGATAAAATGGGCTTACATGAAAGTGCTGAAGATTTTTACAAAGCATATGCCGAATATTGTAAAAATGACCAATCTATATACCAGCCAGCTAGTTTGGCCATGAAATACTTACACGAAGAAAATCCAAATCTTGCTATTGAGCAATTAAAGCTATTTGCTACAAAAAATAATTATCAATATTGGGTTTTGTTGTTTCTTGAAGAAGATCCCTTAATGAAAACTTTAAAAAGTCATCCAGCATATGATGAAGTTATTCAAAAAATTAGAGATAGATTCTGGGAAAATCATAATGAGCTGAAAAAATCATTAAAAGATAAAAACCTACTTTAA